From Acidobacteriota bacterium, one genomic window encodes:
- the rnc gene encoding ribonuclease III, whose protein sequence is MEHGLENLEERIEYLFKDRSLLVRALTHSSYANECRVEQGDNEQLEFLGDTIIGFVVGEYLLVNHPDFSEGRLSKLRAQLVSSSSLFRMASGLELGRFLRLGKGAEKGGARKKQAVLVDATEALVAAVYLDGGMDAARRFVLKQLEEDLGDIRSGRFVSCDYKSRLQERLHSLREAPPEYSIIEESGPSHRRQFSVRLTIGGEPTAQGQGRTKKSAEQDAARQALERVERQLSWKT, encoded by the coding sequence ATGGAACACGGGCTCGAAAACCTGGAGGAGCGAATCGAGTACCTGTTCAAGGATCGGTCCCTGTTGGTCAGAGCCTTGACACACAGCTCCTATGCCAATGAATGCCGGGTCGAGCAGGGAGACAACGAGCAGTTGGAGTTCCTGGGAGATACGATCATAGGCTTCGTGGTTGGCGAATATCTGCTCGTGAATCACCCCGATTTCTCCGAGGGTCGACTTTCCAAGCTCAGAGCCCAACTGGTCAGTTCCAGCAGTCTGTTTCGCATGGCCTCCGGCCTCGAGCTGGGCCGATTCCTGAGATTGGGAAAGGGCGCAGAGAAAGGCGGCGCCCGCAAGAAACAGGCTGTGCTGGTGGACGCGACCGAGGCCTTGGTGGCGGCGGTGTATCTGGATGGCGGGATGGACGCAGCCCGCCGGTTTGTACTGAAGCAGTTGGAAGAGGATTTGGGGGACATCCGATCGGGGCGCTTCGTTTCCTGCGATTACAAGTCCAGGCTGCAGGAGAGGTTGCACTCGCTCCGTGAGGCGCCGCCCGAATACTCGATCATCGAAGAGTCCGGTCCCAGTCATCGACGACAGTTTTCCGTACGATTGACCATCGGGGGTGAGCCGACGGCTCAAGGTCAAGGCAGGACCAAGAAAAGCGCCGAGCAGGACGCGGCCCGCCAGGCCCTGGAGAGAGTAGAGCGACAGCTATCGTGGAAAACGTGA
- the lepB gene encoding signal peptidase I, whose translation MISNNADRPPRQSTLREYFESFVVTIVLALFGTTFVVQAFKIPTPSMEDNLLVGDHLLVNKFVYGHPGGWLKLLLPFQQVKHGDVIVFRYPEDPSKHYVKRAIGLPGDRIRMENQRLYRNGEHVAEPYVFHKRPGRNNVEIRDTFPLSEDQINRFADYNQARDIHLAYRYFKEFTDGQDVVVPPGRYFAMGDNRDNSADSRYWGFVPRKNIVGRAFIIYWSFETGPRQHLQDSLSDRTGRFADVLLNFFRKTRWDRTFKLVG comes from the coding sequence GTGATTTCAAATAACGCCGATCGCCCACCCAGGCAATCGACCCTGCGCGAATACTTCGAAAGTTTCGTGGTGACCATCGTTCTGGCGCTGTTCGGAACGACGTTCGTGGTCCAGGCATTCAAGATTCCCACGCCCTCCATGGAGGACAATCTGCTGGTTGGGGACCACCTTCTGGTCAACAAGTTCGTCTATGGCCATCCGGGGGGATGGCTGAAGCTGCTACTTCCGTTCCAGCAGGTGAAGCACGGCGATGTCATTGTATTCCGCTACCCGGAAGATCCCTCCAAGCATTACGTCAAGCGGGCCATCGGGCTGCCGGGAGATCGCATCCGTATGGAAAACCAGCGGTTGTACCGGAACGGCGAGCACGTGGCCGAGCCCTATGTGTTCCATAAGCGTCCGGGACGCAACAACGTGGAAATCAGGGACACCTTTCCGCTTAGCGAGGACCAGATCAATCGCTTCGCCGACTACAATCAGGCCCGCGATATTCACCTGGCCTACCGGTATTTCAAGGAATTTACCGATGGCCAGGACGTCGTGGTCCCGCCCGGACGGTACTTTGCCATGGGTGACAACCGGGACAATAGTGCCGACAGTCGATATTGGGGATTCGTTCCTCGAAAAAACATCGTGGGCAGAGCATTCATCATCTATTGGTCGTTCGAGACGGGGCCCAGGCAACACCTGCAGGATTCGCTTTCGGACCGAACCGGTCGGTTCGCGGATGTCCTGTTGAACTTTTTTCGCAAGACCCGTTGGGATCGGACATTCAAGCTGGTGGGATGA
- a CDS encoding deoxyguanosinetriphosphate triphosphohydrolase, with the protein MVETLRQRAEEHEAQTLAPQATLSIRTRGRRKQESACAIRTAFQRDRDRILHSKAFRRLKHKTQVFLSPEGDHYRTRLTHTLEVAQIARTVSRALRLNEDLTEAIALGHDLGHTPFGHAGEAILDELAPGGFRHYRQSLRVVDRLEQEGRGLNLCWEVRDGILKHSKGAGAVFTSQDKGRPSTLEGQVVRVSDVIAYVNHDLDDALRSGLIRESDIPRELTTALGKSHSLRIDTLVRDVIGSSLATNLQIICMSPPVLQAMMEMRHFLYRTVYARSIPKEELLKAKKLLSDIYHHLLARPDCIPNSFRRPEEGVELATVDFVAGMTDRFALKLYDSLFLPRGWSARPTH; encoded by the coding sequence ATGGTTGAGACCCTTCGTCAACGGGCGGAGGAGCACGAGGCCCAAACCCTGGCCCCTCAAGCAACCCTCAGCATCCGGACTCGAGGCCGCCGGAAGCAAGAGTCTGCCTGCGCCATCCGAACCGCCTTTCAGCGCGACCGCGACCGCATCCTCCATTCCAAGGCATTTCGCCGCTTGAAACACAAGACCCAGGTGTTCCTTTCGCCCGAGGGTGACCACTACAGGACCCGCCTCACCCATACACTCGAAGTCGCCCAAATCGCCAGAACCGTCAGCCGGGCTCTGCGACTGAACGAGGACCTCACCGAGGCGATAGCGCTGGGGCATGACCTGGGTCATACTCCCTTCGGGCATGCCGGTGAAGCCATATTGGATGAACTTGCTCCCGGCGGCTTTCGCCACTACCGCCAGAGCCTGAGGGTTGTCGACAGGTTGGAGCAGGAGGGACGGGGGTTGAACCTTTGCTGGGAAGTGAGGGACGGAATCCTCAAGCACTCCAAGGGCGCGGGCGCGGTATTCACCAGCCAGGACAAGGGACGCCCCTCAACCCTGGAGGGTCAGGTCGTCAGAGTTTCCGACGTGATCGCCTACGTGAACCACGACCTGGATGATGCTCTGCGGTCGGGGCTGATTCGAGAGTCCGACATCCCCAGGGAGTTGACGACTGCCTTGGGCAAAAGCCACTCGCTGCGAATCGACACCCTGGTCCGGGACGTGATCGGCTCCAGCCTGGCAACCAATCTTCAAATTATTTGCATGAGCCCCCCGGTCCTGCAGGCGATGATGGAAATGAGGCACTTTCTCTATCGGACAGTCTACGCGCGCAGCATTCCCAAGGAAGAATTACTCAAGGCCAAGAAGCTCCTGAGCGATATCTACCACCATCTGTTGGCCCGTCCCGACTGCATTCCCAACAGTTTCCGGCGTCCTGAAGAGGGAGTCGAACTGGCCACGGTCGATTTTGTGGCGGGGATGACCGATCGCTTTGCTCTGAAACTTTATGACAGCCTGTTCCTGCCAAGAGGTTGGAGCGCTCGGCCGACCCATTGA
- a CDS encoding tetratricopeptide repeat protein, whose translation MARLTRHEILKEDRFMMLVDETRHFFANNRSEILRGLSAVGVVAALVAGYYYYSAKQEEHSKEELARALATYHATVGKTESSALRAPVFFETATQKYEQALSELQEVISRHDSRAAGKIATYYSGLCLHRLDRSSEAVSLLEPLSREQSDFGALALAALGSIYEDTADLAKATEVYQQLVERNALTTPGETLAMQAALLYERQNQKEQAAEMYQKVIDEFPTSPASTEAEQRLRKIDP comes from the coding sequence TTGGCCCGACTGACCCGGCATGAAATCCTGAAGGAAGACCGCTTCATGATGTTGGTGGATGAGACCCGCCACTTCTTCGCCAACAATCGTTCCGAAATCCTGCGCGGTCTGTCGGCCGTCGGAGTCGTAGCCGCTCTGGTGGCAGGCTACTACTACTATTCGGCCAAGCAGGAGGAGCATTCCAAAGAGGAGTTGGCCCGAGCCCTGGCGACCTACCATGCAACCGTGGGCAAGACCGAGTCGTCCGCATTGAGGGCTCCGGTTTTCTTTGAGACCGCCACACAGAAATATGAACAGGCCCTGTCGGAGCTTCAGGAAGTCATCTCCCGGCACGACTCCAGGGCGGCCGGCAAGATCGCCACGTATTACTCGGGCCTTTGTCTCCACCGCCTCGACAGGAGCTCGGAGGCCGTGTCTCTGCTTGAACCTCTGAGCCGGGAGCAGTCGGACTTCGGCGCATTGGCGCTGGCAGCCCTGGGAAGCATTTACGAGGACACCGCAGACCTGGCCAAGGCAACCGAGGTCTATCAGCAGTTGGTTGAACGCAATGCCTTGACAACGCCCGGAGAGACCCTGGCAATGCAGGCGGCCCTCCTTTACGAGCGACAGAACCAGAAGGAGCAGGCCGCCGAAATGTACCAAAAGGTCATCGACGAATTCCCCACTTCACCTGCCTCTACCGAAGCCGAGCAGCGGTTAAGGAAAATTGATCCCTGA
- a CDS encoding DinB family protein, which translates to MGIEDLTELYAYNGWANGRVRNSIRDLDPEVFKRDLGASFGSLQGTVAHLVSAQWNWLRRWKGQSASRPLPSEAFASPEEANRRWVEVDRALAAFVDELDVAGLQQSIALTTPQGSRYSSRLWRAMLHVVNHSSYHRGQIAAMLRQVGATPQGTDLMLYYREQPR; encoded by the coding sequence ATGGGAATAGAGGATCTGACGGAGTTGTACGCCTACAACGGGTGGGCCAACGGGCGGGTGAGGAATTCCATTCGGGACTTGGATCCGGAAGTCTTCAAACGCGACCTGGGCGCCAGTTTCGGTTCCCTGCAGGGGACCGTGGCTCATCTGGTGTCGGCCCAGTGGAACTGGTTGAGACGTTGGAAGGGCCAGTCGGCCAGCCGGCCCCTGCCCTCCGAAGCCTTTGCGAGTCCCGAAGAAGCCAACCGTCGCTGGGTAGAAGTCGATCGCGCCCTTGCCGCCTTCGTCGATGAACTGGACGTCGCCGGTTTGCAGCAATCCATCGCCTTGACCACCCCCCAGGGGAGCAGGTATTCGAGTCGGCTCTGGCGGGCCATGCTGCACGTCGTCAACCACTCCAGCTATCACCGTGGACAGATTGCCGCCATGCTCCGGCAGGTCGGCGCCACTCCGCAGGGGACGGATCTGATGCTCTATTACCGAGAGCAGCCGAGGTAA
- a CDS encoding ketoacyl-ACP synthase III — translation MFNARILGTGSYLPEKIVTNADLEEVMDTSDEWIRQRTGIRERRFVEPGVGPTDLGLQAAHRALQSAGLTPDQIDFIIFATLSPEYNFPGCGCLLQEKLGLDTVGALDVRNQCTGFVYSLSIADQFVRTGTYRHILVVGAEVHSSGLEMNTHGRDVGVIFGDGAGAVVVGRSENGNRRILSSPLHAQGKYARKLWLEAPTSLEHPRLTEEMLREGRHFPHMDGRYVFKHAVDRLQESVREALADNHLEIEDVGLLVLHQANLRISEAVVRSLKIPPERVFSNIQRYGNTTAASIPIALDEAVRAGRVQPGDVVVLAAFGSGFTWGASILRW, via the coding sequence ATGTTTAACGCCAGAATCCTGGGTACCGGAAGCTACCTGCCCGAAAAGATTGTCACCAACGCCGATCTGGAAGAGGTGATGGACACCTCGGACGAATGGATCCGGCAGCGGACGGGAATCCGCGAACGGCGTTTCGTGGAGCCGGGAGTCGGTCCCACCGACCTGGGTTTGCAGGCCGCCCACCGGGCCCTGCAGTCTGCCGGGCTGACGCCCGACCAGATCGACTTCATCATCTTCGCCACCTTGAGTCCCGAGTACAACTTTCCGGGTTGCGGCTGCCTGCTGCAGGAAAAGCTGGGCCTTGACACGGTGGGAGCCCTGGATGTCCGCAATCAGTGCACGGGTTTCGTCTACAGTCTCTCCATCGCCGACCAGTTCGTCAGGACCGGCACCTATCGCCACATCCTGGTGGTCGGCGCCGAGGTCCATTCTTCCGGACTCGAGATGAATACCCACGGCCGGGATGTTGGAGTCATCTTCGGTGACGGCGCCGGGGCCGTCGTGGTGGGCCGCTCGGAGAACGGAAACCGGCGAATCCTTTCCAGCCCACTGCACGCCCAGGGGAAATATGCCCGGAAACTGTGGTTGGAGGCGCCGACCTCGCTGGAACACCCTCGGTTGACGGAGGAGATGCTGAGAGAGGGCCGCCACTTTCCGCACATGGACGGCCGCTACGTCTTCAAACATGCGGTCGACCGCCTTCAGGAAAGCGTCCGGGAAGCCCTGGCCGATAACCACCTGGAAATTGAGGATGTCGGCCTCCTGGTCCTGCATCAGGCCAATTTGCGAATTTCGGAAGCGGTGGTGCGCTCCCTGAAAATCCCGCCGGAACGAGTGTTCAGCAACATTCAACGGTACGGCAACACCACGGCGGCATCCATTCCCATCGCGCTGGACGAAGCCGTCCGAGCGGGCAGGGTCCAGCCCGGAGACGTGGTTGTGCTGGCCGCTTTCGGCTCCGGATTTACCTGGGGCGCCTCCATCCTGCGTTGGTAG
- a CDS encoding DUF4157 domain-containing protein, translating to MAHRFCMVGLVCLGATIALAQTEPAPSISLLFASLEEGREILRTRDGFIRRLSPFDRAARLKTDREVSETEFLNFVAGKVVEWDSADRQRVEQAFDRIRPALGEYSLNWPETVHFVHTTGEEEGGAAYTRGQAVVLPRTRLDQSPEELAQLVAHELFHVLSRHDRDIRDRLYRVIGFERCPEVELPKPLARRRITNPDAPVNAHRIRVQHEGRQFWAVPVLYSRSERYDPLQGGSFFRYLQFRLLLKAVEDEAATASAPAGSKPKLVEVKEVSGFFEQIGRNSSYIIHPEEILAVNFALIVTGETGFPSPEVAEGIRSVLRAGGDSAGPDGQ from the coding sequence ATGGCCCATCGCTTCTGCATGGTCGGCCTGGTCTGCCTGGGGGCAACCATTGCCCTGGCGCAGACAGAGCCGGCGCCTTCCATCAGCCTCCTTTTCGCGTCACTGGAAGAAGGCCGAGAAATCCTACGGACCCGGGATGGCTTTATCCGACGCCTGAGCCCGTTCGATCGGGCCGCTCGGCTGAAGACCGACCGGGAAGTGTCCGAGACCGAGTTTCTGAACTTTGTCGCCGGCAAGGTCGTCGAATGGGACAGCGCGGACAGGCAAAGAGTCGAGCAGGCCTTCGATCGTATTCGCCCCGCGCTGGGTGAATATTCCCTGAATTGGCCGGAGACCGTTCATTTCGTCCATACCACTGGAGAGGAGGAAGGAGGAGCAGCCTATACCCGGGGTCAGGCCGTCGTGCTGCCCCGTACCAGGCTCGACCAGTCTCCGGAAGAGCTCGCCCAACTGGTTGCCCATGAGCTGTTCCACGTCCTGTCCCGCCACGACCGGGACATCAGGGATCGGTTGTACCGGGTGATCGGATTCGAACGCTGTCCCGAGGTCGAGTTGCCGAAGCCCCTCGCCCGGCGCAGGATCACCAACCCTGATGCTCCCGTCAACGCCCATCGCATCCGCGTGCAGCATGAGGGGCGGCAGTTCTGGGCAGTCCCGGTACTCTACTCCAGGAGCGAGCGCTACGACCCCCTTCAGGGAGGCAGCTTCTTCAGGTATCTGCAGTTTCGCCTTCTGCTGAAAGCCGTGGAAGACGAGGCCGCCACTGCTTCCGCTCCGGCCGGCTCAAAGCCCAAGCTGGTCGAGGTCAAGGAAGTGTCGGGGTTCTTCGAGCAGATCGGCAGGAACAGCTCCTACATCATCCATCCCGAAGAAATCCTGGCGGTCAACTTCGCCTTGATCGTGACGGGAGAGACCGGGTTCCCGTCGCCCGAGGTGGCTGAAGGCATCCGGTCCGTTCTGAGAGCCGGGGGCGACTCGGCCGGCCCGGATGGGCAGTAA
- a CDS encoding PH domain-containing protein, whose amino-acid sequence MTYYSKHYSKKDGWLVAVVAVGLLFPFLLGIYLWIEKDWSPSLLNVFIGSFLIIGIFFGLLYPLYYEIKHTTLTIRSGLTRKKIPISSIRRVSPSSDWNSAPAWSLDRLRIDWESAEPACATLVSPEDKMKFLQDLSQADPKLEVRGDTLLRSGEGRH is encoded by the coding sequence GTGACCTACTACTCCAAGCACTACTCCAAAAAGGATGGGTGGCTGGTCGCAGTAGTGGCAGTCGGTCTTCTATTTCCATTCTTGCTGGGTATCTACCTGTGGATCGAAAAGGATTGGAGTCCCAGTCTGCTCAACGTATTCATAGGATCATTTTTAATAATTGGGATCTTTTTTGGCCTGCTCTACCCGCTCTACTACGAAATCAAACACACCACCCTCACCATTCGCTCGGGTCTTACGCGGAAGAAAATACCCATCTCATCCATTCGGCGAGTATCTCCCTCCAGTGATTGGAATAGCGCCCCGGCCTGGTCTCTGGACAGGCTGAGGATCGATTGGGAGTCGGCAGAACCCGCCTGCGCAACCCTCGTCTCACCCGAAGACAAAATGAAGTTTCTGCAGGACCTCAGCCAGGCCGATCCGAAACTCGAGGTCCGAGGCGATACCTTGCTTCGGAGCGGGGAAGGCCGACACTAA
- a CDS encoding DUF1501 domain-containing protein, which produces MTIPKTSQLAVSRRDLLRMMGGGFGLYGYASLLGNSRLHASVPSVSADPLAVKATHFPARAKRVIFLFMNGGLSQVDTFDPKPQLTRHHGQPMPGGYVKTERKTGNLMRSPFRFKRYGQSGIEVSELFSETARHIDDISVIRSMHTEVPNHPPGMFLMNCGHLQPGRPSLGSWITYGLGTENRNLPGFMVLCPSGGPPTGGVPLWNSAFLPAVYQGTRIPNDQTTPDKLIHDIRNSHLTRMEQRRQLDLLHRLNHFHRRQRPADPQLEGSIHSMEIAYRMQVEAPEVFDLSKENPATLERYGQSDFAQGCLMALRLVERGVRVVQVYFGTGQPWDSHYDIMAHQRLAREADPAMANLLQDLKDRGLFEDTLVICGSEFGRTPVVETSGGSVVQNGRDHNHWGFSVWLAGAGVRGGTTYGSTDDFGFKAVENKVHVHDLHATVLHLLGLDHEKLTYRYSGRDFRLTDVHGRVIQEVLT; this is translated from the coding sequence ATGACTATCCCCAAGACCTCCCAACTCGCGGTGAGTCGGCGCGATCTGCTCCGAATGATGGGCGGCGGCTTCGGCCTCTACGGCTATGCCAGTCTGCTCGGAAACTCCCGGCTGCACGCCTCTGTGCCGAGCGTTTCCGCCGATCCCCTGGCGGTCAAGGCAACCCACTTTCCCGCCAGAGCCAAGCGGGTCATCTTTCTCTTCATGAACGGAGGACTCTCGCAGGTCGACACCTTCGACCCCAAGCCTCAGTTGACCAGACATCACGGCCAGCCCATGCCGGGGGGGTACGTCAAGACCGAGCGCAAGACCGGCAACCTGATGCGCTCGCCCTTCCGGTTCAAGAGATACGGGCAGAGCGGGATTGAAGTCAGCGAGCTTTTCTCCGAAACGGCCAGGCACATCGACGACATCAGTGTGATCCGGTCCATGCACACCGAGGTTCCCAACCATCCTCCCGGAATGTTCCTGATGAACTGCGGCCACCTGCAACCGGGACGGCCCTCCCTGGGTTCCTGGATCACCTACGGACTGGGCACCGAAAACCGCAATCTTCCGGGCTTCATGGTGCTCTGCCCCTCCGGAGGTCCTCCCACCGGGGGCGTTCCCCTCTGGAACTCGGCCTTCCTGCCGGCGGTCTACCAGGGAACCCGCATCCCCAACGATCAAACGACCCCGGACAAGCTCATCCATGACATACGAAACTCCCACCTGACCCGGATGGAGCAGCGCCGCCAACTGGACCTGCTGCACCGGCTCAACCATTTTCACCGGCGGCAGCGCCCGGCCGATCCCCAGTTGGAGGGCAGCATCCACTCCATGGAAATCGCCTACCGCATGCAGGTGGAGGCCCCGGAGGTCTTCGACCTCTCCAAGGAGAATCCGGCCACGCTGGAGCGCTACGGGCAGAGCGATTTCGCCCAGGGCTGCCTCATGGCCCTGCGGCTGGTGGAAAGAGGTGTTCGGGTGGTCCAGGTCTATTTCGGCACCGGCCAGCCCTGGGACAGCCACTACGACATCATGGCCCATCAACGGCTGGCCCGGGAGGCCGATCCGGCCATGGCGAACCTGCTGCAGGATCTGAAGGACCGGGGCCTGTTCGAAGACACGCTGGTGATCTGCGGCAGCGAATTCGGCCGCACCCCGGTGGTGGAGACCAGCGGAGGCAGCGTGGTCCAGAACGGCCGCGACCACAACCATTGGGGCTTCTCGGTCTGGCTGGCGGGCGCGGGCGTGCGCGGCGGAACGACCTATGGGAGCACCGACGACTTCGGCTTCAAGGCCGTGGAGAACAAGGTCCACGTCCACGACCTGCACGCCACCGTCCTGCACCTGCTCGGCCTCGACCACGAAAAGCTGACCTACCGCTACAGCGGCCGAGACTTCCGTCTGACCGACGTCCACGGCCGGGTGATCCAGGAAGTGCTGACCTGA
- a CDS encoding PSD1 and planctomycete cytochrome C domain-containing protein translates to MEPKRPVCERVSRLGLMLAFLALGAAAPGAGAVADSEDFFELRIRPLLVEKCYSCHSETASSGLKVNSRQALIQGGTLGPAVVPGKPAESLLIQAVDHTHSRLQMPLGEKLPQQQIADLIRWVEMGAPWPRTPVEVPPVSDDREFEITEKDRQYWAFLPVRSPALPAVQDMRWARTAIDRFVLAGLEDAGLKPSPEAGRRELIRRLSYNLIGLPPTPAEVDAFLQDRSPQAWSRLVDRLLESPHYGERWGRYWLDVARYAEDDLYGPAGNSRYPNAWRYRDWVIQAFNRDMPYDLFVKAQIAGDLMQREDRDGLLAGTGFLSLGVWYYGAVQAPQARADERFDRIDAISRGFLGLTVGCARCHDHKYDPIAFKDYWALDGIMASTVYREYPLAPEETVEAYREHDKKVKALEDSIKKFLDEQSIQLSEMLAWKTSRYLLATWKSLQDPDLSRAELAQAKKIDPELLEAWFAYLTSEERQHPYLQAWDDLRARGGTPAEATRIAEDFQALALAVFAEKKEADEKNHIILESNKPKVDPETAVYLPNGFMVEDFCHICELTLEPIVRERYILWLDLFGATDLTNSFMKEEYGLFRLQDKKLESYLKGEWKTYLTTLRSRLEGLKSGSPSAYAYIHGMADSARPGDSRIHVRGNPYDLGDTTPRRFLTVLGDGRPQPLDQGSGRLQLAEAIAAHPLSARVMVNRLWQNHFGQGIVRTPGNFGRLGTPPTHPELLEYLTHRFIQGNYSVKALHREILLSATYRQSSLHREAAAVKDPENRLLWRANRRRLDAEALRDSILAIAGTLSPDIGGASVDLSKDARRRSVYGQVNRSKLDSMLALFDFPDPGLSSQQRAVTNVPSQKLFFLNSKLVWEQAGILADRVHGKGNRLDGRTVDRFYRLIFGRQATQEERQLALNFMDSVEVRNHSPTDPLRQYLQTLLSSNEFLFVD, encoded by the coding sequence ATGGAACCCAAGCGGCCGGTTTGCGAACGGGTGAGTCGCCTGGGCCTGATGCTTGCGTTTCTGGCCCTGGGCGCCGCCGCCCCCGGCGCCGGTGCCGTAGCCGACTCGGAAGACTTCTTTGAGCTCCGCATACGCCCTCTGCTGGTGGAGAAGTGCTATAGCTGCCACAGCGAAACGGCCAGCAGCGGACTCAAGGTGAACTCCCGGCAGGCTCTGATCCAGGGGGGAACCCTGGGGCCCGCCGTCGTCCCCGGAAAACCGGCGGAGAGCCTCCTGATCCAGGCCGTGGATCATACCCACTCCCGCCTGCAAATGCCGCTGGGAGAGAAACTCCCTCAGCAGCAGATCGCCGACCTCATTCGCTGGGTCGAGATGGGTGCGCCCTGGCCCCGGACCCCGGTCGAGGTTCCGCCCGTTTCCGATGACCGGGAGTTCGAAATCACGGAAAAGGACCGGCAATACTGGGCTTTTCTTCCGGTTCGCTCCCCTGCCCTGCCCGCGGTCCAGGACATGCGCTGGGCCCGCACGGCCATCGATCGCTTCGTCCTGGCCGGCCTGGAAGACGCGGGCCTCAAACCGTCTCCTGAGGCCGGCCGTCGAGAGCTGATCCGGCGGCTGAGCTACAACCTTATCGGCTTGCCTCCCACCCCGGCGGAGGTGGATGCCTTCTTGCAGGATCGGTCCCCGCAGGCCTGGTCCAGGCTGGTGGATCGCTTGCTGGAATCCCCCCACTACGGGGAACGATGGGGGCGCTACTGGCTGGACGTGGCACGCTATGCAGAGGATGACCTCTACGGCCCCGCGGGAAATTCTCGATATCCCAACGCCTGGCGCTACCGCGACTGGGTGATCCAGGCCTTCAACCGGGACATGCCCTACGACCTTTTCGTCAAGGCTCAGATCGCCGGAGACCTGATGCAGCGGGAGGACAGGGACGGGCTGCTGGCCGGGACAGGATTCCTCAGCCTGGGAGTCTGGTATTACGGCGCCGTGCAGGCTCCCCAGGCCCGGGCCGACGAACGCTTCGACCGCATCGACGCCATCTCGCGTGGATTCCTGGGTCTGACGGTGGGCTGCGCCCGCTGCCACGACCACAAGTACGACCCCATCGCCTTCAAGGATTACTGGGCATTGGACGGGATCATGGCCAGCACGGTCTACCGGGAGTATCCGCTGGCGCCCGAGGAGACCGTCGAGGCTTACCGGGAGCACGACAAGAAGGTGAAGGCGCTGGAGGACTCGATCAAGAAATTTCTCGATGAGCAGTCCATCCAGCTCAGCGAAATGCTGGCCTGGAAGACCTCGCGATATCTGCTGGCGACCTGGAAATCGCTGCAGGATCCGGACCTCTCCCGCGCCGAATTGGCCCAAGCCAAGAAAATCGACCCCGAGTTGCTGGAAGCCTGGTTCGCTTACCTGACCTCCGAGGAAAGGCAGCACCCCTACCTGCAGGCCTGGGACGACCTGAGGGCCCGCGGTGGAACCCCGGCGGAAGCCACGAGGATCGCCGAGGACTTTCAGGCGCTGGCCCTGGCCGTCTTCGCCGAGAAGAAGGAAGCCGATGAGAAGAATCACATCATCCTGGAGTCCAACAAGCCGAAAGTGGACCCCGAGACGGCCGTCTACCTTCCCAACGGGTTTATGGTCGAAGATTTCTGCCACATCTGCGAGCTGACGCTCGAACCCATCGTCCGTGAAAGGTACATTCTCTGGCTGGATTTGTTCGGGGCGACCGACCTGACCAACAGCTTCATGAAGGAGGAGTACGGCCTGTTCCGACTGCAGGACAAAAAACTGGAAAGTTACCTGAAGGGCGAATGGAAGACCTATCTGACGACATTGCGCTCCAGGCTGGAGGGGTTGAAGAGCGGCAGCCCCTCTGCCTATGCCTATATCCACGGGATGGCCGACTCTGCCCGTCCCGGTGATTCCCGCATCCACGTCCGGGGCAATCCCTACGACCTGGGCGATACCACCCCGCGCCGCTTCCTGACCGTGCTCGGCGACGGAAGGCCTCAACCTCTTGACCAGGGAAGCGGTCGCCTGCAACTGGCCGAGGCCATAGCCGCCCATCCCCTGTCGGCTCGGGTCATGGTCAATCGCCTCTGGCAGAACCACTTCGGACAGGGCATCGTCCGAACCCCCGGCAATTTCGGCCGGCTGGGCACGCCACCCACTCATCCGGAGCTGCTGGAATACCTGACCCACCGTTTCATCCAGGGCAACTACTCGGTCAAGGCCCTGCACCGCGAGATTCTACTGTCGGCCACCTACCGGCAAAGCAGCCTCCACCGGGAGGCGGCGGCTGTCAAGGACCCTGAAAACCGGCTGCTGTGGCGAGCCAACCGGCGGCGGCTGGACGCCGAGGCTCTACGGGATTCCATCCTGGCAATCGCGGGAACACTGAGTCCCGACATCGGTGGAGCTTCGGTGGATCTGTCCAAGGATGCGCGACGCCGGAGCGTCTACGGGCAAGTGAATCGTTCCAAGCTGGACAGCATGCTGGCCCTTTTCGACTTTCCCGACCCCGGCTTGAGCAGCCAGCAGCGGGCCGTCACCAACGTGCCCTCGCAGAAGCTCTTCTTCCTCAACAGCAAGCTGGTCTGGGAGCAGGCCGGAATTCTGGCGGATCGAGTCCACGGGAAGGGAAACCGGCTGGACGGCCGCACGGTCGACCGGTTCTACCGACTGATCTTCGGCCGCCAAGCCACCCAGGAGGAACGCCAACTGGCTCTGAACTTCATGGATTCGGTCGAGGTCCGGAACCATTCACCCACCGACCCGTTGAGGCAATATCTGCAGACCCTGTTGAGCTCGAACGAGTTTTTGTTCGTGGACTGA